One Molothrus aeneus isolate 106 chromosome 29, BPBGC_Maene_1.0, whole genome shotgun sequence genomic region harbors:
- the ZNF703 gene encoding zinc finger protein 703 yields the protein MSGAPGGPRPRTPPSRGAAAAPSPRPPPADPLRQASRLPIRVLKMLSAHGGHLLHPEYLQPLSSTPVSPIELDAKKSPLALLAQTCSQIGKPDPPPSSKLNAVAAAAPAADKEPSARPAALKPPGSGDAPAEDKSSFKPYSKGGGEPRKEGGADKAGFRVPSAACPPFPPHAAASSPGGSRGASPQHPEPKGAEEKKEPEGGKPSPEGTGGALGRGVVEAGAHGEPPSGRKSEPPALPPAGHVAPVSPYKPGHSVFPLPPSSIGYHGSIVGAYAGYPSQFVPGLDPTKPGLVGSQLPGALGLPGKPPSSSPLTGASPPSFMQGLCRDPYCLSYHSASHLGSSNCSSCVHDPGSLKSGYPLVYPTHPLHSVHTTLSSSGTPSLPGHPLYTYGFMLQNDPLPHICNWVSASGPCDKRFATSEELLTHLRTHTALPGAEKLLAGYPTSGLGSAASCHLHLPPAAPGSPNTLPASLSLRSPHTLGLNRYHPYGKSHLPTAGALPVPSLPAAGPYYSPYALYGQRLTSASALGYQ from the exons ATGAGCGGCGCTCCCGGCGGGCCCCGGCCGAGGACCCCGCCGAGCCGCggagccgcggccgccccgTCGCCCCGGCCGCCCCCCGCCGACCCGCTGCGCCAGGCCAGCCGGCTGCCCATCCGCGTCCTGAAGATGCTCAGCGCCCACGGCGGCCACCTCCTGCACCCCGAGTACCTCCAGCCGCTCTCCTCCACGCCCGTCAGCCCCATCGAG CTGGACGCCAAGAAGAGCCCGCTGGCGCTGCTGGCCCAGACCTGCTCGCAGATCGGGAAGCCCGACCCGCCGCCCTCCTCCAAGCTGAACGCCGTGGcggccgccgcgcccgccgccgacAAGGAGCcctcggcccggcccgccgcgcTGAAGCCGCCGGGCAGCGGGGACGCGCCCGCCGAGGACAAGTCGAGCTTCAAGCCCTACTCGAAGGGCGGCGGGGAGCCCCGCAAGGAGGGCGGCGCGGACAAGGCCGGCTTTCGGGTGCCCAGCGCAGCGTGCCCGCCGTTCCCCCCGCACGCCGCCGCCTCCTCGCCCGGCGGCTCCCGCGGGGCTTCGCCGCAGCACCCCGAGCCCAAGGGCGCCGAGGAGAAGAAGGAGCCCGAAGGCGGCAAGCCCAGCCCCGAGGGGACGGGCGGGGCGCTGGGGCGCGGGGTGGTGGAGGCCGGGGCGCACGGCGAGCCCCCCTCGGGCCGCAAGTCGGAGCCccccgcgctgccgcccgccggcCATGTGGCCCCCGTGTCGCCCTACAAGCCGGGCCACTCCGTGTTCCCCCTGCCGCCCTCCAGCATCGGCTACCACGGCTCCATCGTCGGCGCCTACGCCGGCTACCCGTCCCAGTTCGTGCCCGGGCTGGACCCCACCAAGCCGGGGCTGGTGGGCAGCCAGCTGCCGGGGGCGCTGGGGCTGCCGGGCAAACCGCCCAGCTCCAGCCCGCTCACCGGGGCCTCGCCGCCCTCCTTCATGCAGGGATTATGCCGGGACCCGTACTGCCTGAGCTACCACAGCGCCTCGCACCTGGGCTCCAGCAACTGCTCCAGCTGCGTGCACGACCCCGGCAGCCTCAAGAGCGGATACCCCTTGGTGTACCCCACGCACCCCCTGCACTCGGTGCACACCACGCTCTCCTCCAGCggcacccccagcctgcccgGCCACCCCCTCTACACCTACGGCTTCATGCTGCAGAACGACCCCCTGCCCCACATATGCAACTGGGTGTCTGCCAGCGGACCCTGCGACAAGAGGTTTGCCACCTCGGAGGAGCTGCTCACCCACCTACGGACCCACACGGCCCTGCCGGGGGCCGAGAAACTCTTGGCGGGTTACCCTACCTccgggctgggctctgcagcctcctgccacCTGCAcctcccgcccgccgcccccgggaGCCCCAACACCTTACCGGCCTCGCTCTCCTTGAGGAGCCCACACACTTTGGGACTAAACAGGTACCACCCCTACGGCAAGAGCCACTTGCCCACGGCCGGCGCCCTGCCCGTGCCCTCCTTGCCGGCTGCCGGACCTTACTACTCCCCGTACGCTCTCTACGGCCAAAGACTCACGTCAGCCTCGGCTTTGGGATATCAGTAA